The genomic DNA TTCCCCGGATCGTCAAAGCCGTATTTCGGAACAGGCCGAACCGATTCATCGTTGGATGCACTGTCAGGAACCGGGAGGTCCGCGCCTATCTGCCCAATCCCGGGAGGCTCTGGGAATTGTTCTATCCCGGAACAATCCTTTATCTTGAAAAGCGCAGAAAAGAGCGTCAACGCATCACGGACTACACCGTTGCGGCCGTGGAACGGGACAACAGGCCCATCATGCTGCATACACATGTGAACAATCTCGTTGCCCGTCAATTGATCGAAGAGGGCAGGATCCCCGGCCTGGAGGGGTCAGCAGTGGTCAAGCCTGAAGTTACCATAGGCCGCAGCAGGTTCGATTTTCTG from Nitrospirota bacterium includes the following:
- the sfsA gene encoding DNA/RNA nuclease SfsA, with translation MGSLVFFPRIVKAVFRNRPNRFIVGCTVRNREVRAYLPNPGRLWELFYPGTILYLEKRRKERQRITDYTVAAVERDNRPIMLHTHVNNLVARQLIEEGRIPGLEGSAVVKPEVTIGRSRFDFLLGQAGRNVVVEVKSCTLVGNRIAMFPDAITVRGTKHLLELESIAKKGNKAAVLFLIHWPKAEYFMPEWHTDLELSRTL